The following proteins come from a genomic window of Sulfolobales archaeon:
- a CDS encoding 2,3-bisphosphoglycerate-independent phosphoglycerate mutase, with product MLIIGFDGLGDRPSTDLGGKTPLEAANKPSIDWLASIGAQGIVDPISPGIIPGSDTAHLALFGLDPFKVYPGRGPFEAIGAGAELEPGDVAFRGNFATVDEKLVVVDRRAGRSEYGLDRLVEVLNKEIREIDGYRVEFYKAAEHRLAVVIRGMGLSDKVSDTDPGVEGEKVRTSIPLDSDLSSKRTADIVNRLTEKINMVLRDHEVNRERIEMGLKPANIVLLRGAGKMPRLKKIYELERIHIERAGAVSATALIKGVTKLLGFRVIHPPGATGGLDTDVNAKVRAAMDMLDKGYDLVYLHFKGTDTASHDRRPRDKKAFIERCDIALSEIFRDFIDRAVIAITGDHTTSSSIGQHTSDPVPLLIYSKEIFPDMLGRFSERTARLGSIGRIRGSDLIYLLADLAGRQEKFGA from the coding sequence ATATTAATAATAGGCTTTGATGGGCTGGGTGATAGGCCTTCTACCGATTTAGGTGGGAAAACACCCTTAGAGGCTGCTAATAAGCCCTCAATAGATTGGCTAGCCTCTATTGGGGCCCAAGGTATTGTTGATCCTATATCCCCAGGTATCATACCAGGCTCTGACACAGCCCATCTAGCGCTTTTCGGCTTAGACCCCTTCAAAGTATATCCTGGGAGGGGTCCCTTCGAAGCTATAGGTGCTGGTGCAGAGTTAGAGCCGGGCGATGTTGCTTTTAGAGGTAACTTCGCTACTGTGGATGAGAAATTAGTTGTGGTTGATAGAAGAGCCGGCAGATCTGAGTATGGTTTGGATAGGCTTGTAGAGGTTCTTAATAAGGAGATAAGGGAGATCGATGGCTATAGGGTTGAATTCTATAAGGCCGCTGAACATAGGCTGGCAGTGGTTATCAGAGGAATGGGTCTATCTGATAAGGTCAGCGATACAGATCCTGGGGTTGAGGGCGAGAAGGTCAGAACCTCGATCCCCCTGGATAGTGATTTATCCTCGAAGAGAACTGCAGATATTGTGAATAGACTTACTGAGAAGATCAACATGGTTTTAAGGGATCATGAGGTGAATAGAGAGAGAATCGAGATGGGTCTCAAACCAGCTAATATAGTTCTTCTAAGGGGTGCTGGTAAAATGCCAAGGCTTAAGAAGATCTATGAGTTGGAGAGAATACATATAGAGAGGGCAGGAGCTGTGAGTGCAACAGCGCTCATAAAAGGCGTTACAAAGCTCCTCGGATTCCGCGTCATCCACCCACCAGGAGCTACTGGGGGGCTTGATACGGATGTGAATGCTAAGGTTAGAGCTGCGATGGATATGCTTGATAAGGGGTATGATTTGGTTTACCTGCACTTCAAAGGTACAGATACAGCTAGCCATGATAGAAGGCCTAGAGATAAGAAGGCCTTTATAGAGAGGTGTGACATAGCTCTCTCAGAGATCTTCAGGGACTTCATAGACAGAGCTGTTATAGCTATAACAGGTGATCACACAACCTCGAGTTCGATTGGACAGCATACAAGCGATCCAGTTCCCCTATTGATATATTCTAAGGAGATATTCCCAGATATGCTAGGCAGATTCTCTGAAAGAACAGCTAGGCTAGGATCTATAGGAAGGATAAGGGGATCAGATCTAATATATCTCTTAGCAGACCTTGCTGGGAGGCAGGAGAAGTTTGGCGCGTGA